A DNA window from Propionispora vibrioides contains the following coding sequences:
- a CDS encoding glutamine synthetase: MVKDLVYLIPAGKYGKEELLNLLKNHSEIKFASLVGIDLAGNDTDEKIPIGLFIKDIDSFYNGGAVQTDGSSVVLTGIAILNNAKVDMLADPDVNWFVDYNFEHIDEETGKPVGTLRIPAFLVHNGLRVDSRSILVQSLEYIKSELKELFKSKGKVAGLEHIDGADVEDIIFTSATELEFWVKTPANKAEVEELSASQVMQEQYWQRTRGSVRTAMEQALLMLGKYGLEPEMAHKEVGGVKAKIDEAGHLSHVMEQLEIDWKFADAVQCADNELQARIVVKEAFRANGLEVTFKAKPIIGVAGNGEHTHIGMAAKLKSGKLINLFSPSEMTKDFLSAVGYGSIMGLLKNYEVVNPFITSTNDALNRLKPGFEAPICIVTSLGHTPEIPSRNRTILAGLIRDINNPLATRFEVRAANPYTNTYIAIAAIYMSMLDGIKAAVNSGKTTKELEAELSKEAGTPGFYLEKGRAYRSEHDVFDDYSAEDRDRLFGKPPTTVWENMEAIRKYPEKLEAIKAGNILSQEIINAFVAGALIRWKTELSKRIIPDNLTLVNSCTILHCAETAVDLDLTNWEKVNELRTYLAKDSVSHKSLFTRINNAINSGDYATASNLQIEMSDKIDELKAAYAQYKQNILL, encoded by the coding sequence ATGGTTAAAGATTTAGTGTATTTAATTCCTGCTGGTAAATATGGTAAAGAAGAACTTTTAAATCTTCTCAAAAACCACTCTGAAATTAAGTTTGCTTCATTAGTGGGTATTGACCTGGCTGGTAATGATACTGATGAAAAAATTCCTATTGGTTTATTTATTAAAGATATTGATAGTTTCTATAATGGTGGCGCTGTGCAGACCGATGGATCTTCCGTTGTTTTAACAGGCATTGCAATTTTGAATAATGCAAAAGTAGATATGCTTGCCGATCCTGATGTTAACTGGTTTGTTGATTATAATTTCGAACATATTGATGAGGAGACAGGCAAACCTGTCGGTACTCTTCGCATTCCTGCTTTCTTGGTACATAATGGTTTACGCGTTGATTCCCGGTCAATTTTGGTGCAGTCACTTGAATATATCAAATCCGAGCTTAAAGAGCTCTTCAAATCAAAGGGGAAAGTTGCCGGACTTGAGCATATTGATGGAGCCGATGTCGAAGACATTATCTTTACTTCGGCTACAGAACTTGAATTTTGGGTGAAAACGCCTGCTAATAAGGCGGAAGTTGAGGAATTATCGGCTTCTCAAGTTATGCAGGAACAGTATTGGCAACGTACCCGTGGAAGTGTTCGTACGGCTATGGAGCAAGCCTTGTTAATGTTAGGTAAATATGGCTTAGAACCGGAAATGGCTCATAAAGAAGTTGGCGGAGTAAAAGCAAAAATTGATGAAGCAGGTCACTTGAGCCATGTCATGGAGCAATTGGAAATAGATTGGAAGTTTGCCGACGCAGTTCAGTGTGCCGACAATGAGCTTCAAGCAAGAATTGTTGTCAAAGAGGCATTTCGTGCAAATGGTCTTGAAGTAACTTTTAAAGCTAAACCGATCATTGGTGTAGCGGGCAATGGTGAGCATACTCATATCGGTATGGCAGCTAAACTGAAATCGGGAAAACTCATTAACTTATTTTCACCAAGTGAAATGACAAAAGACTTTTTAAGCGCTGTAGGATATGGCAGTATTATGGGTTTATTAAAGAACTACGAAGTAGTCAATCCGTTTATTACTTCTACCAATGATGCGTTAAATCGCTTGAAACCAGGATTTGAAGCTCCTATTTGTATTGTTACTTCTTTGGGGCATACTCCGGAAATACCATCAAGAAATAGAACGATTTTAGCCGGCTTAATACGCGATATAAATAATCCCTTAGCCACTCGCTTTGAAGTTCGTGCGGCAAATCCATATACTAATACGTATATTGCTATAGCTGCTATCTATATGTCTATGCTGGATGGCATAAAGGCAGCCGTTAATTCTGGGAAAACTACGAAAGAATTAGAGGCGGAGCTTTCTAAGGAAGCCGGTACTCCGGGCTTCTATCTGGAAAAGGGTCGTGCTTATCGTAGTGAACACGATGTGTTTGATGACTATTCAGCAGAGGATCGTGATCGCTTATTTGGTAAACCTCCAACTACCGTATGGGAAAATATGGAGGCTATCAGAAAGTATCCTGAGAAATTGGAGGCTATTAAAGCTGGAAACATTTTATCTCAGGAAATTATTAATGCTTTTGTTGCAGGTGCGCTTATTCGCTGGAAAACCGAGTTATCAAAACGCATAATCCCGGATAATCTTACCTTGGTTAATAGCTGCACAATTTTGCATTGTGCAGAAACTGCTGTTGATCTTGATTTAACCAATTGGGAAAAGGTTAATGAGCTGCGAACCTATCTGGCAAAAGACAGTGTTTCCCATAAGAGCTTATTCACCCGTATTAATAATGCTATCAATTCGGGTGACTATGCTACAGCTTCCAATTTACAAATCGAAATGTCAGATAAAATTGATGAACTAAAAGCAGCTTACGCTCAGTATAAACAAAATATCTTACTCTAA
- a CDS encoding RrF2 family transcriptional regulator, which produces MKLSTKGRYGVAAMYDLALHYGQGPISLKSVAERQKISEHYLEQLMGTLRKAGYVQSIRGAQGGYTLAQHPDTISVGDIIRIMEGPIAPVDCVLTDNKDNNQYCDRASHCVTWGVWAKVRDSINDVLDSISLTDLCHEAKVEGDDVGEKSLL; this is translated from the coding sequence GTGAAGTTATCGACAAAAGGACGTTATGGTGTTGCTGCCATGTATGATCTGGCTTTGCATTATGGGCAAGGTCCTATATCGTTGAAAAGTGTGGCCGAACGCCAAAAAATTTCTGAGCATTATTTAGAACAACTTATGGGCACACTGCGTAAAGCAGGCTATGTGCAGAGTATTCGTGGTGCTCAAGGTGGCTATACCCTTGCTCAGCATCCTGATACCATTTCTGTGGGGGATATTATCCGCATAATGGAAGGTCCGATAGCGCCGGTAGATTGCGTTTTAACTGATAATAAAGACAATAATCAATACTGTGACCGTGCCAGTCATTGTGTTACATGGGGAGTATGGGCCAAGGTTCGTGACAGCATAAATGACGTATTGGATTCCATTTCTCTCACAGATCTATGCCATGAAGCAAAAGTAGAAGGAGATGACGTTGGTGAAAAGAGTTTACTTTGA
- the nifS gene encoding cysteine desulfurase NifS, which produces MKRVYFDHSATTPVDSEVAKLVLEYMTDKFGNPSSIHSFGREVRKSVEEARDKVAALIGAQAKEIFFTSGGTEADNWALKGIAAANRKKGNHIITSSIEHHAILHTCEYLEKQGFSVTYLPVDENARVNVEDVKKEITDQTILISVMFANNEVGTIQPIKEIGKIAKEKGIYFHTDAVQAVGHYPIDVNEYNIDLLTLAGHKFYGPKGVGALYIRRGVKINSFQQGGAQERTMRAGTENVPGIVGLGKAAEIAKLNMEKEIAHVKALKDKLIKGITEKIPDIKLNGHPELRMPGNVNFSFLYVEGESLLLNLDLKGIAASSGSACTSGSLDPSHVLLSMGLTHEVAHGSLRLSLGRGNTEEEIDYCLEVLPEIVARLRSMSPLGAGSSTIESNPCSSCGGH; this is translated from the coding sequence GTGAAAAGAGTTTACTTTGATCATTCGGCAACTACACCAGTGGATAGTGAGGTAGCTAAACTGGTCTTGGAATATATGACGGACAAATTCGGCAATCCTTCCAGCATACATTCCTTTGGACGGGAAGTCCGCAAATCGGTTGAGGAAGCAAGAGATAAAGTAGCTGCGTTGATCGGGGCGCAGGCAAAAGAAATATTTTTTACCAGTGGTGGCACTGAGGCAGACAATTGGGCTTTGAAGGGAATTGCGGCAGCTAATCGTAAAAAAGGGAACCACATTATTACTTCTTCCATTGAACATCATGCTATTTTACATACCTGTGAATATCTTGAAAAGCAGGGCTTTAGCGTTACCTATTTACCGGTGGACGAAAATGCCCGGGTTAATGTAGAGGATGTAAAAAAAGAGATAACTGACCAGACGATTCTAATCAGTGTCATGTTTGCCAATAATGAAGTAGGCACTATTCAACCAATAAAAGAGATTGGTAAAATTGCCAAAGAGAAGGGAATTTATTTCCACACCGATGCTGTACAAGCGGTAGGCCATTACCCAATTGATGTGAATGAATATAATATTGATTTACTTACTTTGGCTGGACACAAATTCTACGGGCCTAAAGGCGTTGGGGCGCTTTATATTCGTCGAGGCGTAAAAATAAATTCTTTTCAGCAGGGTGGTGCGCAAGAACGTACCATGCGAGCCGGTACGGAAAATGTTCCTGGAATAGTCGGTCTGGGAAAAGCGGCTGAAATTGCCAAACTGAATATGGAGAAAGAAATTGCCCATGTCAAGGCTTTAAAAGATAAATTAATCAAAGGCATTACAGAAAAAATACCTGACATAAAGTTGAATGGTCATCCGGAACTTCGCATGCCGGGAAATGTAAATTTTAGCTTTCTCTATGTGGAAGGTGAATCGCTGCTTTTAAATCTGGATCTTAAAGGTATCGCTGCTTCCAGTGGTTCTGCCTGCACTTCCGGATCACTGGATCCGTCTCATGTCTTGTTATCTATGGGCCTAACCCATGAAGTGGCTCATGGCTCTTTGCGCTTATCACTTGGCCGGGGAAATACGGAAGAGGAAATAGATTACTGTCTGGAAGTGCTGCCAGAGATTGTTGCCCGGCTACGGAGCATGTCTCCATTAGGAGCCGGCAGTTCAACAATTGAATCCAATCCTTGCAGTTCCTGTGGCGGACATTAA
- the nifU gene encoding Fe-S cluster assembly scaffold protein NifU, giving the protein MYTDKVMDHFTNPRNVGEIKNASGIGEVGNAKCGDIMRIYLDVENDIIRDVKFKTFGCGAAIATSSMVTELVKGKNLDEALKISNEAVAEALDGLPPAKMHCSNLAADALHEAIKDYMQKKGK; this is encoded by the coding sequence ATGTATACGGATAAAGTAATGGATCATTTTACAAATCCTCGCAATGTTGGTGAAATAAAAAACGCCAGTGGAATTGGTGAGGTTGGCAACGCTAAATGCGGCGATATTATGAGGATATATCTTGATGTTGAGAACGATATCATTAGAGACGTTAAATTTAAGACCTTCGGCTGTGGTGCGGCCATCGCGACTAGCAGTATGGTGACCGAATTGGTTAAGGGAAAAAACTTAGATGAGGCGTTGAAGATTTCTAATGAAGCGGTAGCGGAAGCGTTAGACGGGCTACCACCTGCAAAAATGCACTGTTCTAATTTAGCTGCCGATGCTTTACATGAAGCAATTAAAGACTATATGCAGAAAAAAGGAAAGTGA
- the mnmA gene encoding tRNA 2-thiouridine(34) synthase MnmA, protein MCAKTRVVVAMSGGVDSSLTAALLVRQGYDVIGITMQIWDKDAPVDDADDRGCCSLTAVDDARRVAEKIGIPYYVLNFRQLFEETVIDYFIKEYSVGKTPNPCIACNRFVKFEGLLNKAKGLGAEYVATGHYARIQYDEDNQRYLLRKGLDTTKDQSYALYHLNQNTLKHFLMPLGEYTKVQTREMAKEFGLAVANKPDSQEICFIPDDDYKGYLEEKVPHALKPGNIVDVEGRVVGRHKGLPLYTVGQRKGLGLAVGKPLYVVALDTKRNEVVVGSDKDVFGSSLIAGDLNFITMDDLRAPLEVTAKIRYGTREAGAIISPLPNGRVYVHFTEKQRAITPGQSVVFYDGDIVIGGGIILESVDKNKA, encoded by the coding sequence ATGTGTGCTAAAACCAGAGTGGTTGTAGCCATGAGTGGAGGGGTGGACAGTTCTTTAACTGCCGCCCTTCTTGTTCGTCAAGGCTATGATGTAATTGGCATAACTATGCAAATTTGGGACAAAGATGCTCCCGTAGATGATGCGGATGACCGGGGATGCTGTTCTTTAACTGCTGTTGACGATGCGCGGCGTGTGGCTGAGAAAATTGGCATTCCCTACTATGTGCTTAATTTCCGGCAATTGTTTGAAGAAACGGTTATTGATTATTTTATCAAAGAATATAGCGTCGGCAAAACACCCAATCCGTGTATAGCCTGTAACCGTTTTGTAAAATTTGAGGGATTGTTAAACAAGGCCAAAGGCTTAGGGGCTGAATATGTGGCGACCGGTCACTACGCCCGGATCCAGTATGATGAAGATAATCAAAGGTATTTGCTCCGCAAGGGACTTGATACTACAAAAGACCAATCTTACGCCCTGTATCATTTAAATCAGAATACCTTGAAGCATTTTCTTATGCCGCTTGGTGAATATACTAAAGTTCAGACCAGGGAAATGGCCAAAGAATTTGGTCTGGCTGTCGCCAATAAACCGGATAGTCAGGAAATCTGCTTTATTCCGGATGATGATTATAAGGGATATCTGGAAGAGAAAGTTCCCCATGCCTTAAAGCCGGGAAACATTGTGGATGTGGAAGGACGAGTGGTGGGAAGACATAAAGGCTTGCCGCTCTATACGGTCGGACAGAGAAAAGGCTTGGGATTGGCGGTCGGAAAACCTCTGTACGTTGTTGCCCTTGACACAAAACGCAATGAGGTTGTTGTTGGTTCAGACAAGGATGTCTTTGGCAGTTCCTTGATTGCCGGGGATCTCAATTTTATTACTATGGACGATTTACGGGCTCCTTTGGAAGTAACTGCGAAGATTCGTTATGGGACGCGAGAAGCTGGCGCGATAATATCTCCCTTACCTAACGGGAGAGTTTATGTACATTTTACTGAAAAGCAGAGGGCCATTACTCCCGGGCAATCGGTTGTTTTTTATGATGGCGATATTGTTATTGGTGGAGGGATTATTTTAGAGTCCGTTGACAAAAATAAAGCCTAA
- a CDS encoding PRC-barrel domain-containing protein, with translation MKALYSLIGLPVMEIETGLQVGEVKDIVLNLEKVTVCGILVSQTGWLNDCAYISFASIYNMGRDAVMIRNKAVLEEFSVASSDNCYLTSLCTKQIFTETGLQLGVLTDICFDQSTGELKAYLLSDGIITDLLYGRMAMPIPQVQVIGQDRLIVPESMSDLVQSEVRKLGEV, from the coding sequence ATGAAAGCACTGTATTCGTTAATCGGCCTGCCGGTGATGGAAATAGAAACAGGCTTGCAGGTTGGGGAAGTAAAAGATATTGTTTTGAATCTTGAAAAAGTAACTGTCTGCGGGATTTTAGTCAGCCAAACGGGCTGGTTGAATGATTGCGCCTATATTTCCTTTGCCAGCATATATAACATGGGACGCGATGCTGTCATGATACGCAATAAGGCTGTGCTGGAGGAATTTAGTGTAGCAAGCTCAGACAATTGTTATTTAACCAGTCTATGTACAAAACAAATCTTTACCGAAACCGGTTTGCAGCTTGGCGTACTTACAGATATCTGTTTTGATCAATCAACAGGTGAATTAAAAGCGTACTTATTATCTGATGGAATCATAACCGACTTGCTATATGGGCGCATGGCTATGCCGATACCTCAAGTACAAGTAATAGGTCAAGACCGCCTTATTGTTCCTGAAAGCATGAGTGATCTTGTACAGAGCGAAGTACGCAAGTTAGGTGAGGTGTAG
- a CDS encoding AI-2E family transporter encodes MPSHKQGIRIAILLGLLLTGLYYLWLTRNVLYPFLLGFLIAYLLNPLVCLLERQKIKRLWGISLIYAVLLGIILLGIIYLFPILMKDIDDFSARLPQIMIKVDLAQQQIYSQYQNSLLPLVIKKALDNLLLSLETGVNDFIAAILQTCLTLISHSLGILISPILAFYMLYDWYPIKDKILGALPGRWRPEVVAVAKDIDKVLSGVIRGQILTAMIVGTVVTGGLSLLHVEFPLIIGIFAGMLDVIPYFGAFLGAAPGIVLALLQSPLTAIQVSILFFIIHQLEGSVIQPKILGESVGLHPLSVIFFVFVGGELGGITGMLLGVPIAAIGKVIGKHLMNLLL; translated from the coding sequence ATGCCTAGCCATAAGCAAGGAATAAGAATAGCCATTCTGCTGGGACTGTTATTAACCGGATTGTACTATCTATGGCTTACACGAAATGTATTGTATCCTTTCTTGCTGGGATTTCTTATCGCGTATCTGCTAAATCCTTTGGTTTGTCTATTAGAGAGACAGAAAATTAAACGGCTTTGGGGAATTTCCCTTATTTATGCTGTTCTGCTGGGAATTATTCTTTTAGGGATTATTTACCTTTTTCCTATACTAATGAAAGATATTGATGATTTTTCCGCGCGGCTTCCTCAAATCATGATTAAAGTAGATTTGGCGCAACAGCAGATATATAGTCAGTACCAGAACTCCTTGCTTCCTCTTGTGATAAAAAAAGCTTTGGATAATTTGTTATTATCTTTAGAAACCGGTGTCAATGATTTTATAGCAGCTATTCTTCAGACCTGCTTGACGCTCATCAGTCATTCGTTAGGTATTTTAATCAGTCCCATATTAGCTTTCTATATGCTATATGACTGGTATCCAATAAAAGATAAAATTCTTGGTGCTTTACCGGGACGCTGGCGACCGGAAGTTGTTGCTGTGGCCAAAGATATTGATAAAGTATTGAGCGGTGTTATTCGCGGACAAATCCTGACTGCTATGATTGTCGGTACCGTGGTTACAGGCGGGTTAAGCCTGCTACATGTGGAATTTCCGCTGATTATCGGTATTTTCGCCGGTATGTTGGATGTAATTCCCTATTTCGGCGCCTTTTTAGGAGCTGCGCCGGGGATTGTCCTGGCGCTATTGCAGTCACCGCTGACGGCCATCCAGGTGAGTATTTTGTTTTTTATCATTCATCAATTAGAGGGGTCGGTTATTCAACCTAAAATATTGGGAGAAAGCGTGGGTCTTCATCCCTTATCGGTCATTTTTTTTGTATTTGTCGGCGGTGAATTAGGCGGCATTACCGGCATGCTGTTAGGAGTTCCCATCGCTGCAATAGGTAAGGTAATCGGCAAACATCTTATGAATTTGCTCCTTTAA
- the alaS gene encoding alanine--tRNA ligase: MNYMTGSELRKKFLEFFASKDHLILPSYPLIPEDDPTLLLIGAGMAPFKPFFTGKMKPPRVRISTSQKCVRTGDIENVGRTARHHTFFEMLGNFSFGDYFKKEAIAWAWEFLTEHIYLPKDKLWVTIHPKDEEAFEIWKNDIGLPVERIIRLEDNFWEIGPGPCGPCSEIYIDLGEERGCGSEECGVGCNCDRFLEIWNLVFTQYDRDEAGNYTPLAKKNIDTGAGLERIASVLQNKKSNFETDLLFPIIEHTAKVAGVTYGRSAKTDVSLKVIADHGRSMTVMIGDGILPSNEGRGYVLRRILRRAVRHGRLMGIEKTFLVDIVDIVAAIFAEAYPDITDKKEYIKKVIRQEEERFQTTLAQGMELLNGHITEMVKSGNKTLNGTIAFQLYDTFGFPWELTLEILLEHDLELDKAGFDQAMSIQRERARAARQDNEEKIVLPDLSRLSGEKLSHDFGASNAKVVLLWKDGKVMEAAHDDEEIGVILSVTPFYAEGGGQIGDTGTLTGPMGRVQIATAKKLPDGTIYHWGRIIEGTLKTGDMVAIEVDETRRGSTARNHTATHLLQAALRSVLGDHVNQAGSMVTPERLRFDFTHFAPVTQEQVSEIEKIVNHQILKNSQVQKREMPQDEAKKLGATALFGEKYGDIVRVVLVDDFSKELCGGVHVSSTGEIGVFKIVAEAGIGSGVRRIEAVTGFGALEYIRDRETTLLQAAHALKTRPEELLTRIDALQTGIKELEQELNAVKAKLAKGEVEELLSGVETIQGVKVAVGVVAANDMDALRSVADMVRDRLGSGVVGIGAVNHDKVNFVVMATKDVVAKGVHAGNIVKEAAKVAGGGGGGRPDMAQAGAKQADKIGESLETMKNVIRQQIK; the protein is encoded by the coding sequence TTGAATTATATGACAGGTAGTGAATTGCGCAAAAAGTTTTTGGAATTTTTTGCAAGCAAAGACCATCTAATTTTACCCAGTTATCCTTTAATACCTGAAGACGATCCGACGTTACTTTTAATAGGAGCTGGTATGGCTCCCTTTAAACCTTTTTTTACAGGAAAAATGAAACCGCCGCGTGTGCGGATTTCTACTAGTCAGAAGTGTGTACGTACGGGTGATATAGAAAATGTAGGACGTACAGCCCGGCATCATACCTTTTTTGAAATGCTGGGTAATTTTTCTTTTGGTGATTATTTTAAGAAAGAAGCAATTGCCTGGGCTTGGGAGTTTCTTACCGAGCATATTTATTTACCCAAAGACAAGTTGTGGGTGACTATCCATCCGAAGGATGAGGAAGCTTTTGAAATTTGGAAGAACGACATTGGTTTACCGGTGGAGCGGATTATAAGACTGGAAGATAATTTCTGGGAAATTGGCCCGGGTCCCTGTGGTCCTTGTTCGGAAATCTATATTGATTTGGGCGAGGAACGTGGCTGTGGCAGTGAGGAATGTGGTGTAGGTTGTAACTGTGACCGTTTTCTGGAGATTTGGAATCTGGTCTTTACACAATATGATCGTGACGAAGCAGGCAATTATACTCCCTTAGCCAAAAAGAATATTGATACCGGTGCGGGCTTGGAAAGAATCGCTTCTGTTTTGCAAAATAAAAAATCAAATTTTGAAACAGATTTGCTGTTTCCTATTATTGAACATACAGCTAAAGTTGCCGGCGTCACTTACGGCCGGTCGGCTAAAACCGATGTTTCATTGAAAGTGATTGCTGACCATGGCCGCAGTATGACGGTTATGATTGGCGACGGGATTCTTCCTTCCAATGAGGGGCGCGGCTATGTGCTCAGACGTATCTTACGCCGCGCGGTGCGTCACGGTCGTCTGATGGGAATAGAGAAAACCTTTTTGGTTGATATTGTTGATATAGTAGCTGCTATATTTGCCGAAGCTTATCCTGATATTACGGATAAGAAGGAATATATTAAAAAGGTAATCCGGCAGGAGGAAGAACGGTTTCAGACTACCTTGGCGCAAGGCATGGAATTGCTTAACGGTCATATTACCGAGATGGTGAAATCAGGCAATAAAACGCTGAATGGTACGATTGCTTTCCAGCTATATGATACCTTTGGCTTTCCCTGGGAACTGACACTTGAGATTTTACTGGAGCATGATTTAGAACTGGATAAAGCCGGTTTTGATCAGGCTATGAGTATCCAGCGGGAGCGGGCAAGAGCGGCAAGGCAGGATAATGAGGAGAAGATTGTACTGCCTGATTTGTCACGGTTGTCCGGTGAAAAGTTATCCCATGATTTCGGTGCGTCTAATGCCAAGGTGGTATTGCTCTGGAAAGACGGCAAAGTAATGGAAGCTGCCCACGATGATGAGGAAATTGGTGTGATTCTTAGTGTAACACCTTTCTATGCAGAGGGTGGTGGTCAAATCGGTGACACCGGAACCTTGACCGGCCCCATGGGAAGGGTGCAAATTGCTACTGCCAAGAAATTGCCTGACGGAACAATTTACCATTGGGGACGAATTATTGAAGGAACTTTAAAGACCGGTGATATGGTTGCTATAGAAGTTGATGAAACCAGACGTGGCAGTACGGCACGAAATCATACGGCTACTCATTTACTGCAAGCTGCGCTGAGAAGTGTATTGGGTGATCACGTGAATCAGGCCGGCTCAATGGTGACTCCGGAACGGTTGCGGTTCGACTTTACCCATTTTGCACCTGTTACACAGGAACAGGTGTCAGAAATCGAAAAAATTGTCAATCATCAAATTCTTAAAAATAGTCAGGTTCAAAAACGTGAGATGCCTCAGGATGAAGCGAAAAAGCTGGGAGCAACCGCTTTATTTGGTGAAAAGTACGGAGATATTGTGCGTGTAGTTCTTGTTGATGATTTTAGTAAAGAACTGTGCGGTGGCGTCCATGTGTCCAGTACTGGCGAAATTGGTGTATTTAAGATTGTAGCTGAAGCCGGTATCGGTTCCGGAGTACGGCGGATTGAGGCCGTAACCGGTTTTGGGGCGCTGGAATATATCAGAGACCGCGAAACTACTCTTTTGCAGGCGGCACATGCGCTAAAGACGAGACCGGAAGAGCTGTTAACCAGGATTGACGCTCTGCAAACCGGGATAAAAGAGCTTGAACAGGAATTGAATGCTGTAAAGGCCAAGCTGGCAAAGGGCGAAGTGGAAGAACTACTGAGTGGGGTGGAAACCATTCAGGGGGTCAAGGTGGCAGTCGGCGTGGTAGCTGCAAATGATATGGATGCTTTGCGTTCTGTTGCCGACATGGTCCGAGACCGTTTGGGATCCGGTGTTGTCGGAATCGGGGCTGTCAATCATGATAAAGTTAATTTTGTTGTCATGGCTACGAAAGATGTGGTGGCGAAAGGCGTGCATGCCGGCAATATTGTAAAAGAAGCGGCTAAGGTGGCTGGCGGCGGTGGTGGCGGCCGTCCTGATATGGCTCAGGCCGGTGCCAAACAAGCTGACAAAATTGGCGAATCGTTGGAAACGATGAAGAATGTAATTCGTCAACAAATAAAATAA
- a CDS encoding IreB family regulatory phosphoprotein, which yields MPNVSQETMMFRVDNDENMAAAAIIATVNKALKDKGYNPVNQIVGYLLSGDPTYITSFNNARGLIRKLERDELLEEFVRAYLKDK from the coding sequence ATGCCTAATGTATCGCAAGAGACGATGATGTTTCGTGTAGACAATGATGAAAACATGGCAGCTGCAGCTATTATTGCCACGGTAAATAAAGCTTTAAAAGATAAAGGATATAATCCTGTCAACCAAATTGTAGGTTATCTTTTATCCGGGGATCCTACATATATTACCAGTTTTAATAATGCAAGAGGTCTTATCAGAAAACTGGAGCGCGATGAATTGTTGGAAGAATTTGTGAGAGCTTACCTTAAAGACAAATAA
- the ruvX gene encoding Holliday junction resolvase RuvX, whose amino-acid sequence MRILGLDVGDKTIGVAASDLMLLTAQGVEVIRRTSLERDFVRLGEIICQYDVNTVVVGLPKNMNGSIGPRGEYTQQFAEELKTRFSHIAIKFWDERLSTVAAEKSLIAADVSRTKRRKVIDKMAAVFILQGYLDSLPRH is encoded by the coding sequence ATGCGTATATTAGGACTTGATGTTGGAGACAAAACAATTGGTGTGGCGGCAAGTGATTTAATGCTGCTGACCGCGCAGGGGGTGGAGGTAATCCGCCGGACTTCGCTTGAGCGTGACTTTGTACGACTGGGAGAAATCATTTGCCAGTATGACGTGAATACAGTTGTCGTAGGATTGCCGAAAAATATGAATGGCAGTATCGGCCCCAGAGGTGAATACACACAGCAATTTGCCGAAGAGTTGAAAACTCGTTTTTCTCACATTGCAATTAAATTCTGGGACGAACGTCTTTCTACAGTGGCGGCTGAGAAATCTTTAATTGCCGCCGATGTCAGCAGAACAAAACGCCGTAAGGTTATTGACAAAATGGCAGCAGTTTTTATTCTTCAGGGCTATCTGGACAGTTTGCCCCGTCATTAA
- a CDS encoding DUF1292 domain-containing protein, producing MADFENDDFDEFDEDSVVVMTDEEGNEYYYREDMIIPVGEKRYAILIPIDIDDCEDESCDCHSHDDEEIDVFIARIDVDENGEEVYVDPTDEEFEEVRKAYEELMEDEDYEAE from the coding sequence ATGGCTGATTTTGAAAATGATGATTTTGATGAGTTTGATGAAGATTCTGTTGTTGTTATGACTGACGAAGAAGGTAATGAATATTATTATCGAGAAGATATGATTATTCCTGTTGGTGAAAAACGGTATGCGATTTTAATCCCGATTGATATTGATGATTGTGAAGACGAGTCTTGCGATTGTCATAGTCATGACGATGAGGAAATTGATGTATTTATCGCTCGCATTGACGTTGACGAGAATGGCGAAGAAGTATATGTTGATCCAACTGATGAAGAGTTTGAAGAAGTTCGCAAGGCCTATGAAGAGCTTATGGAAGATGAGGATTATGAAGCTGAATAG